The Sulfitobacter donghicola DSW-25 = KCTC 12864 = JCM 14565 genome has a segment encoding these proteins:
- the lpxC gene encoding UDP-3-O-acyl-N-acetylglucosamine deacetylase gives MQNTVKTAISFTGKGLHSGKPATATVLPAQAGFGIWFKRTDVQLGDRMIPARWDAVNRSPLCTKLENGSGLQVSTVEHLMAALAGCGVHNALIEIDGPEVPILDGSAAPFVRGIMEQGVQMQAAPVMAFEVLKEVTVRDGDAVATIAPSDTLRIDFEIDFTDAAIGHQQKSLVMNNGSFARELCDSRTFCRQADVDNMQANGLALGGKAGENAVVFDGSEVLSPGGLRHTDEPVRHKMLDALGDLALAGAPLLGHYTGIRAGHSLTNTLLRALFATPGAVRLVECNGAMASRLPGHGLVWDEIPAVA, from the coding sequence GTGCAGAACACTGTAAAGACAGCGATCAGCTTCACGGGTAAGGGGCTTCATTCAGGCAAGCCAGCTACCGCGACAGTTCTGCCGGCTCAGGCCGGTTTTGGGATTTGGTTCAAACGGACAGATGTGCAATTGGGTGATCGCATGATCCCTGCACGTTGGGACGCTGTTAACCGCTCGCCTCTTTGTACAAAGTTGGAAAATGGCAGTGGTCTTCAGGTTTCTACTGTTGAACATTTGATGGCCGCTTTGGCTGGCTGCGGTGTTCACAATGCTTTGATCGAGATCGACGGCCCCGAAGTGCCGATCCTTGACGGTTCTGCCGCGCCTTTTGTGCGTGGGATCATGGAGCAGGGGGTTCAGATGCAGGCAGCGCCGGTTATGGCGTTTGAAGTGTTGAAGGAAGTAACCGTTCGCGATGGCGATGCCGTTGCGACAATCGCGCCTTCTGACACGCTGCGTATCGATTTCGAAATTGATTTCACGGATGCTGCGATTGGGCACCAGCAAAAGTCACTTGTGATGAATAATGGTTCCTTTGCACGTGAGCTATGCGATAGCCGCACTTTCTGCCGTCAGGCCGATGTGGACAACATGCAGGCCAATGGTCTGGCATTGGGTGGGAAAGCAGGCGAAAACGCTGTGGTTTTTGACGGTAGCGAAGTTCTAAGCCCGGGTGGTTTGCGCCACACGGATGAGCCGGTTCGCCATAAGATGTTGGATGCGCTTGGTGATCTGGCCTTGGCTGGTGCGCCTTTGCTGGGGCATTATACAGGTATTCGCGCAGGTCACTCCCTTACCAATACTTTGCTGCGGGCGCTGTTCGCAACGCCGGGCGCTGTGCGTTTGGTTGAATGTAATGGCGCCATGGCCTCCCGTTTGCCGGGGCATGGCCTTGTTTGGGACGAAATTCCAGCGGTTGCCTAA
- a CDS encoding DUF427 domain-containing protein — MVSHITIRKAEGTWTVRAGGAVLGESTNALELIEGDYPPVIYFPREDIAMAFLDASDKTSHCPHKGDANYFSVVTKSRTLENVVWSYEDPKEDVARIKNHLAFYNVGEVAVEKI, encoded by the coding sequence ATGGTTAGTCACATTACAATTCGCAAAGCAGAGGGAACTTGGACAGTACGGGCCGGCGGCGCGGTACTGGGCGAAAGCACCAATGCATTGGAATTGATCGAGGGTGACTACCCGCCTGTAATCTATTTCCCGCGCGAAGATATCGCGATGGCCTTTCTGGATGCCAGCGACAAGACCTCACATTGCCCGCACAAGGGTGATGCAAACTATTTCAGCGTGGTCACCAAAAGCCGGACGTTGGAAAATGTAGTCTGGTCCTATGAGGACCCAAAAGAAGATGTTGCACGGATCAAGAACCATCTCGCCTTTTACAATGTAGGCGAAGTGGCCGTCGAAAAAATCTGA
- a CDS encoding chloride channel protein: MSEPTSSFLSEQWKMATSALREGWMVLRDKGPGKVTFWFIALLIGIAAGFAALLFRKGINLLQETLYGTEDTERLHTFISGLEWYWIILIPTFGGLVSGLILHHFTNDARARSVADVIVGSALHDGRVETRAGIASAFASLVTLGTGGSSGREGPVVHLAAVISARVSHRINADGITGRDLLGCAVAAAVSASFNAPIAGALFALEVVLRHFAVHAFAPIVIASVAGTVINRLEFGGVTEFKLPEMGDLQFYVELPAFLMLGLTCGLVAVVLMRAIFWADDIGNHIQSRTKLPRYIRPMVAGAALGIIALWFPHIIGVGYETTSLALTGELALHEATVFAVLKVLAVAITLGGRMGGGVFSPSLMIGALVGLSFGFIATGFFPDVSGSSSLYALAGMGAVAAAVLGAPISTTLIVFELTGDWQTGLAVMVAVSLSTALASNIVDRSFFLSQIERRGVHLAAGPQAYLLAMFTAAKTMRPIDDPRAADNDRCWELIGEGNYIDSAATLEAAMPMFEKSGLPFLPVVTLSTEAAPPELLGALFHVDALRAYNRALAATAAEEHS, from the coding sequence ATGAGCGAACCGACCAGCTCTTTCTTGTCCGAGCAGTGGAAAATGGCCACCAGCGCCCTGCGCGAAGGCTGGATGGTGCTGCGCGACAAAGGTCCGGGCAAGGTGACGTTCTGGTTTATCGCGCTGTTGATCGGGATCGCGGCAGGCTTTGCGGCGCTGTTGTTTCGCAAAGGGATCAACCTGCTTCAGGAAACGCTATACGGCACCGAAGATACTGAACGTTTACATACTTTTATCAGTGGCTTGGAGTGGTATTGGATTATTCTGATCCCGACCTTTGGCGGCTTGGTTTCAGGGCTGATTTTACACCATTTCACCAATGATGCGCGGGCGCGCTCTGTTGCTGACGTTATCGTTGGTTCGGCGTTACATGACGGCAGGGTCGAAACACGGGCGGGGATTGCCTCGGCATTCGCCTCGCTGGTGACGTTGGGGACGGGTGGTTCATCGGGGCGTGAAGGGCCTGTTGTACACCTTGCCGCTGTTATTTCAGCACGGGTTAGCCACCGTATCAATGCCGATGGGATCACGGGCCGTGATCTGTTGGGCTGCGCTGTGGCGGCGGCTGTCTCGGCGAGCTTTAATGCGCCGATTGCAGGGGCCTTATTCGCGCTAGAGGTCGTGCTGCGCCACTTTGCCGTGCACGCATTTGCGCCGATTGTTATCGCCAGCGTGGCAGGCACCGTTATCAACCGTCTGGAATTTGGCGGTGTGACCGAGTTTAAGTTACCTGAAATGGGCGATCTGCAATTCTATGTCGAACTGCCTGCGTTTTTGATGCTGGGGCTGACGTGCGGCTTGGTCGCCGTGGTGCTGATGCGGGCCATTTTCTGGGCGGATGATATTGGCAATCACATTCAATCTCGTACCAAACTACCACGATATATCCGCCCTATGGTGGCGGGTGCAGCACTAGGCATTATTGCGCTTTGGTTTCCGCATATTATCGGTGTTGGCTATGAAACCACCTCGCTTGCCTTGACCGGAGAGCTGGCATTGCACGAAGCCACCGTGTTTGCGGTGCTAAAGGTTCTTGCTGTTGCGATCACGCTGGGGGGACGGATGGGGGGCGGTGTGTTTTCACCTTCCCTGATGATCGGCGCGCTGGTTGGCCTGTCCTTTGGCTTTATCGCAACGGGCTTTTTTCCCGATGTGTCGGGTTCTTCGTCACTCTATGCTTTGGCGGGGATGGGGGCGGTGGCTGCTGCTGTTCTTGGGGCGCCAATTTCGACCACGCTCATCGTGTTTGAACTCACAGGGGACTGGCAAACTGGCCTTGCCGTTATGGTCGCGGTGAGCCTGTCTACGGCTCTTGCCTCAAACATTGTCGACCGCAGCTTTTTCCTGTCTCAAATCGAAAGGCGGGGTGTGCATCTGGCGGCTGGACCGCAGGCCTATCTGCTGGCGATGTTCACGGCTGCCAAAACGATGCGCCCCATTGATGATCCCAGAGCCGCTGACAATGACCGCTGTTGGGAGCTGATAGGCGAGGGAAACTATATCGATAGTGCCGCAACCCTAGAGGCCGCGATGCCGATGTTTGAAAAATCCGGCTTGCCGTTTTTGCCTGTCGTGACGCTTTCGACCGAGGCAGCCCCCCCCGAGCTATTGGGGGCGCTGTTTCATGTGGATGCTCTGCGCGCCTATAATCGCGCTTTGGCGGCCACTGCCGCAGAAGAGCATTCCTAG
- a CDS encoding D-alanine--D-alanine ligase produces the protein MGGPSAEREVSLNTGRACAAALREYGYTNVVEVDAGPDLCAVLGDLAPDAVLNCLHGRWGEDGCVQGILEWLKIPYTHSGVLASAVAMDKQRSKDIFRAAGLPVVESVIVSADEVRSRHVMAPPYVVKPNNEGSSVGVYLVEAENNGPPQLDGDMPEMVMVETFAPGRELTTTVIGDRALTVTDILTTGWYDYDAKYKEGGSSHVVPADVPQEIFDLCLEYALRAHNALGCRGVSRTDFRWDMDRGTDGIIILETNTQPGMTSTSLSPEQAQAVGISFPELCAWMVEDASCGR, from the coding sequence ATGGGTGGACCTTCAGCCGAGCGCGAGGTGTCACTCAACACGGGGCGCGCATGCGCGGCTGCACTGCGGGAATATGGTTATACAAATGTGGTTGAGGTCGATGCTGGCCCCGACCTTTGTGCTGTTTTGGGCGATCTTGCGCCAGACGCAGTGCTGAATTGCTTGCATGGTCGCTGGGGTGAGGATGGTTGCGTTCAAGGTATCCTTGAGTGGTTAAAAATCCCTTACACACATTCCGGTGTTTTGGCCTCGGCTGTGGCCATGGACAAACAGCGCAGCAAAGATATCTTTCGCGCGGCGGGTCTGCCTGTTGTTGAAAGCGTCATTGTTTCAGCGGATGAGGTGCGCAGCCGCCACGTGATGGCGCCCCCTTATGTGGTGAAGCCAAACAACGAAGGTTCCTCGGTTGGGGTTTATCTGGTTGAGGCTGAAAACAACGGCCCTCCGCAGCTAGACGGTGACATGCCCGAGATGGTCATGGTTGAAACCTTTGCGCCGGGTCGCGAATTGACGACAACCGTCATCGGTGATCGTGCTTTGACTGTGACGGATATCCTTACCACTGGCTGGTATGATTATGACGCCAAGTACAAAGAGGGCGGATCCAGCCATGTCGTGCCTGCGGATGTCCCGCAAGAGATCTTTGACCTTTGCCTTGAATACGCCCTGCGCGCGCATAACGCTTTGGGGTGTCGCGGCGTGAGCCGAACAGATTTCCGCTGGGATATGGATCGCGGCACCGATGGGATCATCATTCTCGAGACGAACACACAGCCCGGGATGACAAGCACCTCCTTGTCTCCCGAACAGGCACAGGCCGTTGGTATCAGCTTCCCTGAGCTCTGCGCGTGGATGGTGGAGGACGCATCATGTGGCCGCTAA
- a CDS encoding cell division protein FtsQ/DivIB produces MWPLKPKASVGGKADPAPSRWAWRMQRLMLTPGIRLALRAGVPFCITLAAGTWYLSDEARRGAIELAVAEARASIQTRPEFMVNLMAVDGAKDELATYIRESLPLDFPISSFDLDLDAMRTTVSEISAVKTASVRIRPGGVLQIDVEQRKAVALWRNDDGLVLVDEGGNYVATATSRHARPDLPLIAGEGANDHVDEALELMQAAAPLGGRLRGLVRMGARRWDVVLDRDQRILLPADQPQRALERVIALEGAQDILTRDVARVDMRLARRPTVQMTNEAAEERMAQQAAFRAKNK; encoded by the coding sequence ATGTGGCCGCTAAAGCCTAAAGCCTCTGTTGGCGGAAAGGCCGATCCCGCGCCATCCCGTTGGGCGTGGCGCATGCAGCGTTTGATGCTGACGCCCGGTATCCGGCTGGCTTTGCGCGCGGGCGTTCCGTTTTGTATCACTTTGGCCGCTGGTACGTGGTACCTATCGGATGAGGCGCGGCGCGGCGCCATCGAGCTGGCAGTCGCCGAGGCGCGGGCAAGCATCCAGACCCGTCCAGAGTTTATGGTGAACCTGATGGCGGTGGATGGGGCCAAGGATGAATTAGCAACCTATATTCGCGAAAGCCTGCCGTTGGATTTCCCCATTTCCAGCTTTGATCTGGATCTGGACGCAATGCGGACGACCGTTTCCGAAATCTCTGCTGTCAAAACCGCGTCGGTACGTATCCGTCCGGGCGGCGTTTTGCAGATCGATGTTGAACAACGCAAAGCGGTTGCGCTGTGGCGCAATGATGACGGGCTGGTTCTGGTGGATGAGGGCGGTAACTATGTTGCGACTGCCACCAGCCGCCATGCGCGGCCTGATCTGCCGTTGATCGCAGGCGAGGGCGCCAATGATCACGTGGATGAGGCACTGGAACTCATGCAGGCGGCTGCACCTTTAGGGGGGCGGCTGCGCGGATTGGTGCGTATGGGCGCACGGCGGTGGGACGTTGTGCTGGATCGCGATCAGCGGATCCTTTTGCCGGCCGATCAGCCCCAGCGCGCGCTTGAGCGCGTGATCGCGCTGGAAGGCGCACAAGATATACTCACCCGTGATGTTGCGCGGGTAGACATGCGGCTGGCACGCCGACCAACAGTGCAAATGACAAATGAGGCCGCCGAAGAACGGATGGCCCAACAGGCAGCGTTTAGGGCAAAGAACAAATGA
- a CDS encoding outer membrane protein assembly factor BamD produces the protein MGFGRSARRLSVTLVAVAALSACGGSQNTGRVTNNFFNPQSIPLETYTPEQIFERGEFELNRKRPAEGAFYFAEIERLYPYSEWAKRALIMQAFAYHQDADYPNSRSAAQRFMDFYPEDDDAAYAAYLLALSYYDQIDDVGRDQGLTFQALQSLRQVIERYPDSEYASASILKFDLAFNHLAGKEMEIGRYYLRRDHYTAAINRFRVVVEDFQTTTHTAEALHRLVEAYLSLGLTDEAQTAGAILGHNYQSTEWYEDSYKLLTGRGLELKSFGNNWLSAIYRQTLKGEWI, from the coding sequence ATGGGTTTTGGAAGGTCTGCAAGACGTCTTTCCGTCACGCTGGTGGCTGTAGCGGCGCTGAGCGCTTGCGGGGGTAGTCAAAATACGGGTCGGGTAACGAATAACTTCTTTAACCCGCAGTCGATCCCGCTTGAGACATATACGCCTGAACAGATTTTTGAGCGCGGCGAATTTGAACTAAACCGTAAACGCCCTGCTGAAGGGGCATTCTATTTCGCCGAGATCGAGCGCCTTTACCCCTATTCGGAATGGGCAAAGCGCGCGTTGATCATGCAGGCCTTTGCCTATCATCAGGATGCGGATTACCCGAATAGCCGCTCGGCCGCTCAGCGGTTTATGGATTTTTATCCAGAAGATGATGATGCGGCTTATGCAGCCTATCTTTTGGCGCTTAGCTATTATGACCAGATTGACGATGTTGGTCGCGATCAGGGTTTAACCTTTCAAGCGCTGCAAAGCCTGCGTCAGGTTATCGAACGCTATCCCGATAGCGAATATGCCAGTGCTTCCATCCTGAAATTCGATCTGGCCTTTAACCACCTTGCGGGCAAGGAAATGGAAATCGGCCGCTATTATTTGCGCCGTGACCATTACACCGCCGCGATCAATCGTTTCCGCGTTGTTGTCGAAGACTTCCAAACCACGACGCACACAGCCGAAGCGCTACACCGTCTGGTTGAGGCTTATCTAAGCCTCGGATTGACCGACGAGGCGCAGACAGCAGGGGCGATCCTTGGCCATAACTATCAGTCTACCGAATGGTACGAGGATAGCTACAAGCTGCTTACGGGGCGCGGATTAGAGCTGAAATCTTTTGGCAACAACTGGTTGTCGGCGATTTACCGTCAGACGCTGAAGGGCGAATGGATATAA
- the ftsA gene encoding cell division protein FtsA: MNDLYDSQRSMRQMRKLAMQRGVVAILDVGSSKIAALVLRFDGSARLEDEGEIGSLAGQSGFRVIGAATTRSRGVRFGEISAMGETERAIRTALQAAQKMAGIRVDHVIACFSGGEPRSYGLDASVSLEHQVVTEEDVARVLSSCDVPEYGEGREVMHAQPVNFALDHRSGLIDPRGQLGNELNVDMHMLTVDAAAIQHLAYCIKRCDLELAGIASSAYVSGISSLVEDEQELGAACIDLGGGATSVSIFIKKHMIYADSIRMGGDHVTADISMGLQVPTANAERIKTFYGGVQATGMDDREMIEIGGETGDYEHDRRTASRAELIGIMRPRVEEILEEVRARLDAAGFDHLPSQQIVLTGGGSQIPGLDMMATKILGQQVRLGRPLRVHGLPQAATGPGFSSAVGLALFAANPQDEWWDFDIPADRYPARSLKRAVKWFKDNW, translated from the coding sequence ATGAACGATTTATACGACAGCCAGCGTAGCATGCGGCAGATGCGTAAACTTGCGATGCAACGCGGCGTAGTTGCTATTTTGGATGTAGGCAGTTCCAAAATCGCAGCGCTGGTTTTGCGTTTTGACGGATCGGCGCGACTGGAAGATGAGGGCGAGATTGGCTCGCTGGCGGGTCAGTCTGGCTTTCGCGTCATTGGCGCGGCGACAACGCGGTCGCGCGGGGTGCGCTTTGGCGAGATCTCAGCCATGGGCGAGACCGAGCGCGCCATTCGCACCGCCCTGCAAGCAGCGCAAAAGATGGCTGGCATTCGTGTGGACCATGTGATCGCCTGTTTCAGCGGGGGCGAACCGCGCAGCTATGGTTTGGACGCCAGCGTCTCGCTTGAGCATCAGGTTGTAACGGAAGAAGACGTCGCTCGTGTGCTGAGCAGCTGTGATGTGCCCGAATACGGCGAAGGCCGTGAGGTGATGCACGCCCAGCCCGTGAACTTTGCACTGGATCACCGCAGCGGTTTGATTGATCCGCGTGGCCAGCTGGGCAACGAGCTGAACGTAGACATGCACATGCTGACGGTGGATGCCGCAGCTATTCAGCATTTGGCTTATTGCATCAAACGCTGTGACCTTGAACTGGCAGGGATTGCTTCCTCGGCCTATGTTTCGGGTATTTCATCCCTCGTTGAGGATGAACAAGAGCTGGGCGCAGCCTGTATTGACCTTGGCGGTGGGGCGACCAGCGTGTCGATCTTTATCAAAAAGCACATGATCTATGCGGATAGCATTCGCATGGGGGGTGACCATGTGACCGCAGATATTTCGATGGGCCTACAGGTGCCAACGGCAAATGCCGAGCGGATCAAAACCTTTTATGGTGGCGTACAGGCAACCGGCATGGATGACCGCGAAATGATCGAGATCGGCGGCGAGACGGGCGATTATGAACATGACCGCCGCACAGCCAGCCGCGCCGAGCTGATCGGCATCATGCGCCCCCGTGTCGAAGAAATTCTGGAAGAAGTCCGCGCCCGTTTGGATGCCGCAGGCTTTGACCACCTTCCCAGCCAGCAAATCGTTCTGACAGGAGGCGGAAGCCAAATTCCGGGTCTGGATATGATGGCAACCAAGATTTTGGGCCAGCAGGTGCGCCTTGGCCGTCCGCTGCGTGTACATGGGTTGCCCCAAGCTGCAACAGGGCCGGGGTTCTCTTCGGCTGTCGGGCTTGCGCTGTTCGCGGCAAACCCACAGGACGAGTGGTGGGATTTTGATATTCCTGCAGATCGCTATCCGGCGCGGTCGCTAAAGCGTGCGGTTAAATGGTTTAAGGATAATTGGTGA
- the ftsZ gene encoding cell division protein FtsZ, giving the protein MTLNLSMPGQEDLKPRITVFGVGGAGGNAVNNMIEKNLDGVDFVVANTDAQALQQAKAENRVQLGIKVTEGLGAGARATVGASAAEESIEQIVDHLAGAHMCFITAGMGGGTGTGAAPIIAQAARELGVLTVGVVTKPFQFEGAKRMRQAEDGVEALQKVVDTLIIIPNQNLFRLANEKTTFTEAFSLADDVLYQGVKGVTDLMVRPGLINLDFADVRAVMDEMGKAMMGTGEADGEDRAIQAAEKAIANPLLDEISLRGAKGVLINITGGDDLTLFELDEAANRIREEVDPEANIIVGSTLDTGLGGMMRVSVVATGIDALETQSDMPVPRRSLSRPLTQEVVEEAVEPAPAPMAAPVAAAAVAAPIAAEAAPEPQTPSFFDEAPQQPARADTRDMFEGRRFEPIQDAADDLPPPAYAPEPVAYEPQPEPLEAEPEAFVAPRAPTPGTPSPEAMARLRAAAQRAAPAEQPRAQAPVAAPAPAPAPEAAAPAAHGERPRFGINSLINRMTGTQEGEAQPRAAAPSQPARQQPPVQSQQSAAAPQPRQEVDPEQERIEIPAFLRRQAN; this is encoded by the coding sequence ATGACATTGAACCTTTCGATGCCGGGACAGGAAGATCTCAAGCCACGCATTACCGTATTTGGTGTAGGTGGGGCAGGCGGAAACGCAGTAAACAACATGATCGAGAAGAACCTCGATGGTGTTGATTTTGTAGTGGCAAACACAGATGCGCAGGCGCTTCAGCAAGCCAAAGCAGAAAACCGCGTTCAGCTGGGTATCAAAGTTACCGAAGGTCTGGGTGCGGGTGCCCGCGCAACTGTCGGGGCCTCTGCCGCTGAAGAAAGCATTGAACAAATCGTTGACCATCTGGCAGGCGCGCACATGTGCTTTATCACTGCTGGTATGGGCGGCGGCACAGGGACAGGCGCTGCGCCGATCATCGCGCAAGCCGCACGTGAGCTGGGCGTTCTGACCGTTGGTGTTGTGACCAAGCCGTTCCAGTTTGAGGGTGCCAAGCGCATGCGTCAGGCCGAAGACGGTGTTGAGGCGCTGCAAAAGGTTGTTGATACGCTGATCATCATCCCGAACCAGAACCTGTTCCGTTTGGCGAATGAAAAAACCACCTTTACCGAAGCATTCTCGCTTGCCGATGATGTGCTGTACCAAGGTGTTAAAGGTGTAACCGATTTGATGGTCCGTCCGGGCCTGATCAACCTCGACTTTGCTGATGTTCGCGCCGTCATGGACGAAATGGGTAAAGCGATGATGGGCACAGGCGAGGCCGATGGCGAAGATCGCGCAATTCAGGCCGCCGAAAAAGCCATTGCGAACCCGCTGCTGGACGAAATCAGCCTGCGTGGCGCCAAAGGCGTTCTGATCAACATCACAGGTGGCGACGACCTGACATTGTTCGAACTTGATGAAGCGGCCAACCGCATTCGTGAAGAAGTTGACCCAGAAGCAAACATCATTGTGGGCTCTACACTGGACACAGGTTTGGGTGGCATGATGCGCGTCAGCGTTGTTGCGACAGGTATCGACGCACTGGAAACCCAATCCGATATGCCTGTGCCGCGCCGCTCTTTGTCGCGCCCTTTGACGCAGGAAGTTGTTGAAGAGGCTGTTGAGCCAGCGCCAGCGCCTATGGCTGCACCTGTTGCAGCAGCGGCTGTTGCTGCTCCGATCGCGGCGGAAGCTGCGCCAGAGCCACAAACGCCTAGCTTCTTTGACGAAGCGCCGCAGCAGCCTGCACGTGCTGACACGCGCGACATGTTTGAGGGCCGCCGTTTCGAGCCTATTCAAGATGCTGCAGATGATCTGCCTCCTCCGGCTTACGCGCCTGAGCCAGTCGCCTATGAGCCACAGCCAGAGCCGCTGGAAGCTGAGCCAGAAGCCTTTGTTGCACCACGTGCGCCGACACCAGGTACGCCATCACCCGAAGCAATGGCGCGCTTGCGTGCCGCTGCCCAGCGTGCTGCACCTGCTGAGCAGCCCCGTGCGCAAGCACCAGTTGCCGCACCTGCGCCAGCACCTGCACCAGAAGCTGCTGCTCCGGCCGCACATGGCGAGCGCCCGCGTTTTGGCATCAACTCGTTGATCAACCGCATGACGGGAACCCAAGAAGGTGAGGCGCAGCCACGTGCCGCTGCCCCAAGCCAGCCAGCGCGCCAGCAACCTCCGGTTCAAAGCCAGCAGTCCGCTGCTGCGCCACAGCCGCGTCAGGAAGTTGATCCAGAGCAGGAGCGCATCGAAATCCCAGCGTTTTTGCGCCGCCAAGCGAACTAA
- the recN gene encoding DNA repair protein RecN: MLRGLDISDMLIIERLELNFQSGLNVLTGETGAGKSILLDSLGFVLGWRGRADLVRQGAAQGEVTAWFDMPEGHPAFAVLEEAGLPSGDELILRRINTADGRKTAWVNDRRCSGDVLRALSETLVELHGQHDDRGLLNPRGHRTILDAFGSLDAKRAKLRKAWSEMARTRKALDAATKAQEEIRAEEEFLRYAVAELDKLNPEEGEEAALDIKRRTMQGAEKIRADVVNAYEAMGQSGAEAQMADAFRWLDGAAARAEGALEEPMAALNRAMVELDSAMEGVVSAIEAMSFDPYELEETEERLFAIRGLARKHDVQPDELAGFADTLRGKLNALDAGEAEQAQLKADVKAAEAAYDAAATALTEARKKAAAKLDKAVSAELAPLKMERAVFATLITDEAEGPEGRDAVSFTVATNPGAPAGPLNKIASGGELSRFLLALKVCLTQGQSGLTLIFDEIDRGVGGATADAVGRRLAAIAEEGQVLVVTHSPQVAALGAHHWRVAKSVTKGMTTTDVVPLDHDERVDEVARMVSGDTITEAAREAARALLSA, translated from the coding sequence ATGCTACGCGGTCTTGATATCTCGGATATGCTGATCATTGAGCGGTTGGAGTTGAATTTCCAATCGGGTCTTAACGTGCTGACGGGTGAAACGGGCGCGGGCAAATCCATTTTGCTCGATAGCCTTGGCTTTGTTCTAGGGTGGCGGGGGCGCGCTGATCTGGTGCGGCAGGGCGCTGCGCAGGGCGAGGTGACCGCATGGTTTGACATGCCCGAGGGGCATCCTGCCTTTGCGGTTCTCGAAGAAGCAGGTCTGCCATCCGGAGATGAGCTGATCCTGAGGCGCATAAACACAGCTGACGGACGCAAGACAGCTTGGGTGAATGACAGGCGCTGTTCGGGTGACGTGCTGCGCGCGCTAAGCGAGACATTGGTCGAGCTTCATGGCCAGCATGATGATCGCGGTCTGCTGAACCCGCGGGGCCACCGCACTATTCTAGATGCCTTTGGTTCTTTGGATGCAAAACGGGCCAAGTTGCGCAAAGCATGGAGCGAGATGGCGCGGACACGCAAGGCTCTAGACGCCGCAACCAAAGCCCAAGAGGAAATCCGCGCCGAAGAAGAATTCCTACGCTATGCGGTTGCCGAACTGGACAAGCTGAACCCCGAAGAGGGCGAAGAGGCGGCGCTGGATATCAAACGCCGCACCATGCAAGGCGCAGAAAAGATCCGAGCCGACGTTGTTAACGCCTATGAAGCCATGGGGCAAAGCGGCGCCGAGGCCCAGATGGCGGATGCTTTCCGCTGGCTGGATGGTGCAGCAGCCCGCGCTGAGGGCGCATTAGAAGAGCCGATGGCGGCGCTTAACCGCGCGATGGTTGAACTGGACAGTGCGATGGAAGGTGTTGTCAGCGCGATCGAGGCGATGTCCTTTGATCCTTATGAGTTAGAAGAAACCGAAGAGCGGCTGTTTGCCATTCGCGGCTTGGCGCGCAAACATGATGTGCAGCCAGACGAGCTGGCCGGTTTTGCCGATACGTTGCGCGGCAAGCTGAACGCGCTGGATGCAGGAGAGGCCGAACAGGCCCAGCTAAAGGCCGATGTTAAAGCGGCTGAAGCGGCCTATGATGCTGCCGCCACAGCCCTGACCGAGGCCCGCAAGAAAGCGGCGGCGAAATTGGACAAAGCAGTAAGCGCCGAGCTCGCCCCGCTCAAGATGGAGCGGGCGGTATTTGCCACGCTGATCACGGATGAAGCAGAAGGGCCAGAGGGGCGCGATGCGGTTTCCTTTACCGTTGCCACCAACCCAGGTGCGCCAGCGGGCCCGCTGAACAAGATCGCCTCTGGCGGTGAACTCAGCCGCTTTTTGCTGGCGTTGAAGGTTTGCCTCACGCAGGGGCAGTCGGGGCTGACCTTGATCTTTGATGAAATTGATCGCGGTGTCGGGGGGGCGACTGCGGATGCGGTTGGGCGCCGTTTGGCCGCGATTGCCGAAGAGGGTCAGGTTTTGGTTGTCACCCATTCGCCGCAGGTGGCAGCATTGGGGGCCCATCACTGGCGGGTTGCCAAATCGGTCACCAAGGGGATGACCACCACGGATGTTGTTCCGCTGGACCATGACGAACGCGTGGATGAGGTTGCCCGAATGGTGTCGGGGGATACAATCACCGAAGCCGCCCGCGAGGCTGCTCGCGCCTTGTTGAGCGCCTAA